Proteins encoded together in one Bactrocera neohumeralis isolate Rockhampton unplaced genomic scaffold, APGP_CSIRO_Bneo_wtdbg2-racon-allhic-juicebox.fasta_v2 cluster11, whole genome shotgun sequence window:
- the LOC126765891 gene encoding uncharacterized protein LOC126765891, which yields MPRYYPKQEKIVDFDNILEAIKSVKIHHNSVRQSATAHKIPRTNLMRYIAAFDGASIDVTTANADVMKNLLAESTTMGTKTIFNIEQEKALISYILKTSDINYGISLMELR from the exons atgccgcggtactatcccaaacaagagaaaattgttgatttcgacaacattttggaggcgatcaagtcggtgaaaatacatcacaacagcgttcgacaatctgcgacggcacacaaaattccgaggaccaacctgatgcgttatattgcagcatttgatggtgcgagcatcgacgttactactgccaatgccgatgtaatgaagaatttgctggctgaaagcacgacgatgggcacaaaaaca atcttcAACATCGAACAAGAGAAGGCGCTGATAAGCTACATTCTCAAGACCAGCGACATCAACTATGGAATTAGTTTGATGGAGCTTCGTTAG